One part of the Streptomyces sp. AM 2-1-1 genome encodes these proteins:
- the rplA gene encoding 50S ribosomal protein L1, which translates to MKRSKNLRAADAKIDRERLYAPLEAVRLAKETASTKFDGTVEVAFRLGVDPRKADQMVRGTVNLPHGTGKTARVLVFATGDRAAAAEAAGADIVGSDELIDEVAKGRLDFDAVVATPDLMGKVGRLGRVLGPRGLMPNPKTGTVTPDVVKAVNDIKGGKIEFRVDKHSNLHFIIGKVSFDETKLVENYAAALDEILRLKPSAAKGRYIKKAALATTMGPGIPLDQNRTRNLLVEEDPASL; encoded by the coding sequence GTGAAGCGCAGCAAGAACCTCCGCGCTGCGGACGCGAAGATCGACCGGGAGCGCCTCTACGCCCCGCTCGAGGCCGTCCGTCTCGCCAAGGAGACCGCGTCCACCAAGTTCGACGGCACCGTCGAGGTCGCCTTCCGCCTGGGCGTCGACCCTCGCAAGGCCGACCAGATGGTCCGTGGCACCGTGAACCTCCCGCACGGCACCGGCAAGACCGCCCGGGTCCTGGTCTTCGCGACCGGTGACCGTGCTGCGGCCGCGGAAGCCGCGGGCGCCGACATCGTCGGCTCCGACGAGCTCATCGACGAGGTCGCCAAGGGCCGCCTGGACTTCGACGCCGTCGTCGCCACCCCGGACCTCATGGGCAAGGTCGGCCGCCTCGGCCGCGTGCTCGGTCCGCGTGGTCTGATGCCGAACCCGAAGACCGGCACCGTCACGCCCGACGTCGTCAAGGCTGTCAACGACATCAAGGGCGGCAAGATCGAGTTCCGCGTCGACAAGCACTCGAACCTGCACTTCATCATCGGCAAGGTCTCCTTCGACGAGACGAAGCTGGTCGAGAACTACGCCGCCGCGCTGGACGAGATCCTCCGTCTGAAGCCGTCGGCTGCCAAGGGCCGCTACATCAAGAAGGCCGCGCTGGCCACCACGATGGGCCCCGGCATCCCGCTGGACCAGAACCGCACCCGCAACCTCCTCGTCGAGGAGGACCCGGCCTCCCTCTGA
- a CDS encoding DNA-directed RNA polymerase subunit beta' has product MLDVNFFDELRIGLATADDIRTWSHGEVKKPETINYRTLKPEKDGLFCEKIFGPTRDWECYCGKYKRVRFKGIICERCGVEVTRAKVRRERMGHIELAAPVTHIWYFKGVPSRLGYLLDLAPKDLEKVIYFAAYMITFVDEERRTRDLPSLEAHVSVERQQVENRRDSDLENRAKKLETDLGELEAEGAKADVRRKVREGAEREMKQLRDRAQREIDRLDEVWSRFKNLKVQDLEGDELLYRELRDRFGTYFDGCMGAAALQKRLESFDLDEEAERLREIIRSGKGQKKTRALKRLKVVSAFLQTSNKPKGMVLDCVPVIPPDLRPMVQLDGGRFATSDLNDLYRRVINRNNRLKRLLDLGAPEIIVNNEKRMLQEAVDALFDNGRRGRPVTGPGNRPLKSLSDMLKGKQGRFRQNLLGKRVDYSARSVIVVGPQLKLHQCGLPKAMALELFKPFVMKRLVDLNHAQNIKSAKRMVERGRTVVYDVLEEVIAEHPVLLNRAPTLHRLGIQAFEPQLVEGKAIQIHPLVCTAFNADFDGDQMAVHLPLSAEAQAEARILMLSSNNILKPADGRPVTMPTQDMVLGLFFLTTDEEGRNVKGTDRAFGSTAEATMAFDARELSLQAKVDIRFPVGTIPPRGWVPPVAEEGEPEYQPGDTFRLRTSLGRALFNELLPEDYPFVDYSVGKKQLSEIVNDLAERYPKVIVAATLDNLKAAGFHWATRSGVTVAVSDIVVPEAKKAIVRGYEEQDEKVQKQYERGLITKDERTQELIAIWTKATNEVAEAMNANFPKVNPIFMMVDSGARGNMMQMRQIAGMRGLVSNAKNETIPRPIKASFREGLTVLEYFISTHGARKGLADTALRTADSGYLTRRLVDVSQDVIIREEDCGTDRGLKLKIAVKGEDGVLRKTDDVETSVYARMLAEDVVIDGKVIAPANVDLGDVLIDALVNAGVEEVKTRSVLTCESAVGTCAFCYGRSLATGKLVDIGEAVGIIAAQSIGEPGTQLTMRTFHTGGVAGDDITQGLPRVVELFEARTPKGVAPISEAAGRIRIEETEKTKKIIVTPDDGSEETPFPISKRSKVLVREGDHVEVGQKLTFGATNPHDVLRILGQRAVQVHLVGEVQKVYNSQGVSIHDKHIEIIIRQMLRRVTIIESGDAELLPGELVERSKFETENRRVVTEGGHPASGRPQLMGITKASLATESWLSAASFQETTRVLTDAAINAKSDSLIGLKENVIIGKLIPAGTGLARYRNIRVEPTEEAKAAMYSAVGYDDIDYSPFGTGSGQAVPLEDYDYGPYNQ; this is encoded by the coding sequence GTGCTCGACGTCAACTTCTTCGACGAGCTGCGGATCGGCCTTGCCACCGCGGACGACATCCGGACCTGGTCCCACGGCGAAGTGAAGAAGCCGGAGACCATCAACTACCGCACGCTCAAGCCCGAAAAGGACGGACTCTTCTGCGAGAAGATCTTCGGTCCGACCCGGGACTGGGAGTGCTACTGCGGCAAGTACAAGCGTGTCCGCTTCAAGGGCATCATCTGTGAGCGCTGTGGCGTCGAAGTCACCCGCGCCAAGGTGCGCCGTGAGCGGATGGGCCACATCGAGCTCGCCGCTCCCGTCACCCACATCTGGTACTTCAAGGGCGTCCCGTCGCGCCTCGGATACCTGCTGGACCTCGCGCCGAAGGACCTCGAAAAGGTCATCTACTTCGCCGCGTACATGATCACGTTCGTCGACGAGGAGCGCCGCACGCGCGACCTCCCGTCGCTGGAGGCCCACGTCTCCGTCGAGCGTCAGCAGGTCGAGAACCGTCGCGACTCCGACCTGGAGAACCGCGCCAAGAAGCTCGAGACCGACCTCGGCGAGCTGGAGGCCGAGGGCGCCAAGGCCGACGTGCGCCGCAAGGTGCGCGAGGGCGCCGAGCGCGAGATGAAGCAGCTGCGCGACCGTGCGCAGCGCGAGATCGACCGTCTCGACGAGGTGTGGAGCCGCTTCAAGAACCTCAAGGTCCAGGACCTCGAGGGCGACGAGCTGCTCTACCGCGAGCTGCGTGACCGCTTCGGCACGTACTTCGACGGCTGCATGGGCGCCGCCGCGCTGCAGAAGCGCCTGGAGTCCTTCGACCTCGACGAAGAGGCCGAGCGCCTGCGCGAGATCATCCGCTCCGGCAAGGGCCAGAAGAAGACCCGCGCGCTCAAGCGCCTCAAGGTCGTCTCCGCGTTCCTGCAGACCAGCAACAAGCCCAAGGGCATGGTGCTCGACTGCGTGCCGGTCATCCCGCCGGACCTGCGTCCGATGGTGCAGCTGGACGGTGGCCGCTTCGCGACCTCCGACCTGAACGACCTGTACCGTCGCGTGATCAACCGCAACAACCGCCTGAAGCGCCTTCTCGACCTCGGTGCCCCCGAGATCATCGTGAACAACGAGAAGCGCATGCTCCAGGAGGCCGTCGACGCGCTGTTCGACAACGGCCGTCGTGGCCGCCCGGTCACGGGCCCCGGCAACCGTCCGCTGAAGTCCCTGAGCGACATGCTCAAGGGCAAGCAGGGCCGGTTCCGTCAGAACCTCCTCGGCAAGCGCGTGGACTACTCCGCGCGTTCCGTGATCGTCGTCGGCCCGCAGCTCAAGCTGCACCAGTGCGGTCTGCCGAAGGCCATGGCGCTGGAGCTCTTCAAGCCGTTCGTGATGAAGCGCCTGGTGGACCTGAACCACGCGCAGAACATCAAGTCGGCGAAGCGCATGGTCGAGCGTGGCCGCACCGTCGTGTACGACGTCCTCGAAGAGGTCATCGCCGAGCACCCGGTGCTGCTGAACCGTGCGCCCACCCTGCACCGCCTCGGCATCCAGGCCTTCGAGCCCCAGCTGGTCGAGGGCAAGGCCATCCAGATCCACCCGCTCGTCTGCACCGCGTTCAACGCGGACTTCGACGGTGACCAGATGGCCGTGCACCTGCCGCTCTCCGCGGAGGCGCAGGCCGAGGCCCGCATCCTGATGCTGTCCTCGAACAACATCCTGAAGCCGGCCGACGGTCGCCCCGTCACCATGCCGACCCAGGACATGGTGCTGGGTCTCTTCTTCCTCACCACGGACGAAGAGGGCCGCAACGTCAAGGGCACGGACCGCGCGTTCGGCTCCACGGCCGAGGCCACCATGGCCTTCGACGCCCGCGAGCTGTCGCTGCAGGCGAAGGTCGACATCCGCTTCCCGGTGGGCACCATCCCGCCGCGTGGCTGGGTGCCGCCGGTCGCCGAGGAGGGCGAGCCCGAGTACCAGCCGGGTGACACCTTCCGTCTGCGTACGAGCCTGGGCCGCGCGCTCTTCAACGAGCTGCTGCCCGAGGACTACCCGTTCGTGGACTACTCGGTGGGCAAGAAGCAGCTCTCCGAGATCGTCAACGACCTGGCCGAGCGCTACCCCAAGGTCATCGTGGCGGCGACGCTCGACAACCTGAAGGCGGCCGGTTTCCACTGGGCGACCCGCTCCGGTGTGACCGTCGCGGTCTCCGACATCGTCGTGCCCGAGGCCAAGAAGGCCATCGTGCGCGGCTACGAGGAGCAGGACGAGAAGGTCCAGAAGCAGTACGAGCGCGGTCTGATCACCAAGGACGAGCGCACGCAGGAGCTCATCGCGATCTGGACCAAGGCGACCAACGAGGTCGCCGAGGCGATGAACGCGAACTTCCCCAAGGTGAACCCCATCTTCATGATGGTCGACTCGGGTGCCCGAGGAAACATGATGCAGATGCGCCAGATCGCGGGTATGCGTGGTCTGGTGTCCAACGCCAAGAACGAGACGATCCCGCGTCCCATCAAGGCGTCGTTCCGCGAGGGCCTCACCGTCCTCGAGTACTTCATTTCCACGCACGGTGCCCGTAAGGGTCTGGCCGACACCGCGCTGCGTACCGCCGACTCGGGTTACCTCACCCGTCGTCTGGTGGACGTCTCGCAGGACGTGATCATCCGCGAGGAGGACTGCGGCACCGACCGCGGCCTCAAGCTGAAGATCGCCGTCAAGGGCGAGGACGGTGTCCTGCGCAAGACGGACGACGTCGAGACCTCGGTGTACGCCCGCATGCTGGCCGAGGACGTCGTCATCGACGGCAAGGTCATCGCGCCGGCCAACGTGGACCTCGGTGACGTGCTCATCGACGCCCTCGTCAACGCGGGTGTCGAGGAGGTCAAGACGCGTTCGGTCCTGACCTGTGAGTCCGCGGTCGGCACCTGTGCCTTCTGCTACGGACGCTCGCTCGCCACCGGCAAGCTGGTCGACATCGGTGAGGCGGTCGGCATCATCGCCGCCCAGTCCATCGGTGAGCCCGGTACCCAGCTGACGATGCGTACCTTCCACACCGGTGGTGTGGCCGGTGACGACATCACCCAGGGTCTGCCCCGTGTCGTCGAGCTCTTCGAAGCCCGTACGCCGAAGGGTGTCGCTCCGATCTCCGAGGCCGCTGGCCGCATCCGGATCGAAGAGACCGAGAAGACCAAGAAGATCATCGTCACGCCGGACGACGGCAGCGAAGAGACTCCCTTCCCGATCTCGAAGCGCTCCAAGGTGCTCGTCCGCGAGGGCGACCACGTGGAGGTCGGCCAGAAGCTGACCTTCGGTGCGACCAACCCGCACGACGTGCTGCGCATCCTCGGCCAGCGTGCGGTCCAGGTCCACCTGGTCGGCGAAGTCCAGAAGGTCTACAACTCGCAGGGCGTGTCGATCCACGACAAGCACATCGAGATCATCATCCGGCAGATGCTCCGCCGCGTGACGATCATCGAGTCCGGCGACGCGGAACTCCTGCCGGGCGAGCTCGTCGAGCGCTCGAAGTTCGAGACCGAGAACCGTCGTGTGGTCACCGAGGGCGGTCACCCCGCCTCCGGCCGTCCGCAGCTGATGGGTATCACCAAGGCCTCGCTGGCCACCGAGTCGTGGCTGTCGGCGGCGTCCTTCCAGGAGACGACCAGGGTCCTGACCGACGCGGCGATCAACGCCAAGTCGGACTCCCTGATCGGCCTCAAGGAGAACGTCATCATCGGTAAGCTCATCCCGGCCGGTACGGGCCTCGCCCGCTACCGCAACATCCGGGTCGAGCCGACCGAGGAGGCCAAGGCCGCGATGTACTCGGCCGTCGGCTACGACGACATCGACTACTCGCCGTTCGGCACCGGCTCCGGCCAGGCCGTTCCGCTGGAGGACTACGACTACGGTCCGTACAACCAGTAA
- the rplL gene encoding 50S ribosomal protein L7/L12: MAKLSQDELLAQFETLTLIELSEFVKAFEEKFDVTAAAPVAAAAAGGAAAVEAVEEQDEFDVILTGAGEKKIQVIKVVRELTSLGLKEAKDLVDGAPKPVLEKVAKEAADKAAESLKAAGASVEVK; this comes from the coding sequence ATGGCGAAGCTGTCCCAGGACGAGCTGCTCGCGCAGTTCGAGACCCTGACCCTCATCGAGCTCTCCGAGTTCGTCAAGGCGTTCGAGGAGAAGTTCGACGTCACGGCCGCCGCCCCGGTCGCCGCTGCCGCCGCCGGTGGCGCTGCCGCCGTCGAGGCCGTCGAGGAGCAGGACGAGTTCGACGTCATCCTCACGGGTGCCGGCGAGAAGAAGATCCAGGTCATCAAGGTCGTGCGTGAGCTGACCTCCCTCGGCCTGAAGGAGGCCAAGGACCTCGTCGACGGCGCCCCGAAGCCCGTCCTCGAGAAGGTCGCCAAGGAGGCCGCGGACAAGGCTGCCGAGTCCCTCAAGGCCGCCGGCGCGTCCGTCGAGGTCAAGTGA
- the rpsG gene encoding 30S ribosomal protein S7 yields the protein MPRKGPAPKRPVIIDPVYSSPLVTSLINKILLDGKRSTAERIVYGAMEGLREKTGNDPVITLKRALENVKPALEVKSRRVGGATYQVPIEVKPGRASTLALRWLVGYSRARREKTMTERLMNELLDASNGLGAAVKKREDTHKMAESNKAFAHYRW from the coding sequence ATGCCTCGTAAGGGCCCCGCCCCGAAGCGCCCGGTCATCATCGACCCGGTCTACAGCTCTCCTCTTGTCACGTCGCTGATCAACAAGATCCTGCTCGACGGCAAGCGTTCCACCGCCGAGCGGATCGTCTACGGCGCTATGGAAGGCCTCCGCGAGAAGACCGGCAACGACCCGGTCATCACGCTGAAGCGCGCGCTCGAGAACGTCAAGCCCGCCCTTGAGGTCAAGTCCCGCCGTGTCGGTGGCGCCACCTACCAGGTGCCGATCGAGGTCAAGCCCGGTCGCGCGTCCACCCTCGCCCTGCGCTGGCTCGTCGGTTACTCCCGCGCCCGTCGTGAGAAGACCATGACCGAGCGCCTCATGAACGAGCTGCTCGACGCCTCCAACGGCCTCGGTGCGGCCGTCAAGAAGCGCGAGGACACCCACAAGATGGCCGAGTCCAACAAGGCCTTCGCGCACTACCGCTGGTAG
- the rpoB gene encoding DNA-directed RNA polymerase subunit beta produces the protein MAASRNASTANTNHGASTAPLRISFAKIKEPLEVPNLLALQTESFDWLLGNAAWKARVEAALDSGQDVPTKSGLEEIFEEISPIEDFSGSMSLTFRDHRFEPPKNSIDECKERDFTFAAPLFVTAEFTNNETGEIKSQTVFMGDFPLMTNKGTFVINGTERVVVSQLVRSPGVYFDSSIDKTSDKDIYSAKIIPSRGAWLEMEIDKRDMVGVRIDRKRKQSVTVLLKALGWTTEQILEEFGEYESMRATLEKDHTQGQDDALLDIYRKLRPGEPPTREAAQTLLENLYFNPKRYDLAKVGRYKVNKKLGADEPLDAGVLTSDDIIATIKYLVKLHAGELETVGESGRSIVVETDDIDHFGNRRLRNVGELIQNQVRTGLARMERVVRERMTTQDVEAITPQTLINIRPVVASIKEFFGTSQLSQFMDQNNPLSGLTHKRRLSALGPGGLSRERAGFEVRDVHPSHYGRMCPIETPEGPNIGLIGSLASYGRVNAFGFIETPYRKVTDGQVTDEVDYITADEEDRFVIAQANATLSDELRFTEARVLVRRRGGEVDYVPPAEVDYMDVSPRQMVSVATAMIPFLEHDDANRALMGANMMRQAVPLIKSEAPLVGTGMEYRCATDAGDVLKAEKDGVVQEVSADYITVTNDDGTYTTYRIAKFMRSNQGTSVNQKVVVSEGDRVVADQVLADGPATENGEMALGKNLLVAFMPWEGHNYEDAIILSQRLVQDDVLSSIHIEEHEVDARDTKLGPEEITRDIPNVSEEVLADLDERGIIRIGAEVVAGDILVGKVTPKGETELTPEERLLRAIFGEKAREVRDTSLKVPHGEIGKVIGVRVFDREEGDELPPGVNQLVRVYVAQKRKITDGDKLAGRHGNKGVISKILPIEDMPFLEDGTPVDIILNPLGVPSRMNPGQVLEIHLGWLASRGWDVSGLADDWAQRLQAIGADQVAPGTNVATPVFDGAREDEISGLFNATIPNRDGDRLVQPTGKANLFDGRSGEPFPEPVSVGYMYILKLHHLVDDKLHARSTGPYSMITQQPLGGKAQFGGQRFGEMEVWALEAYGAAYALQELLTIKSDDVTGRVKVYEAIVKGENIPEPGIPESFKVLIKEMQSLCLNVEVLSSDGMSIEMRDTDEDVFRAAEELGIDLSRREPSSVEEV, from the coding sequence TTGGCCGCCTCGCGCAACGCCTCGACCGCGAATACGAACCACGGTGCCAGCACCGCCCCGCTGCGCATCTCCTTTGCAAAGATCAAGGAGCCCCTCGAGGTTCCGAACCTCCTCGCGCTGCAGACCGAGAGCTTTGACTGGCTCCTCGGCAACGCCGCCTGGAAGGCTCGCGTCGAGGCTGCTCTGGACAGTGGACAAGACGTCCCCACCAAGTCCGGCCTGGAGGAGATCTTCGAGGAGATCTCGCCGATCGAGGACTTTTCCGGGTCGATGTCGCTCACGTTCCGCGACCACCGATTCGAGCCCCCGAAGAACTCGATCGACGAGTGCAAGGAGCGCGACTTCACCTTCGCCGCCCCGCTCTTCGTCACCGCCGAGTTCACCAACAACGAGACCGGCGAGATCAAGTCGCAGACGGTCTTCATGGGCGACTTCCCGCTCATGACCAACAAGGGCACCTTCGTCATCAACGGCACCGAGCGTGTCGTGGTGTCGCAGCTGGTCCGTTCCCCCGGCGTCTACTTCGATTCCTCGATCGACAAGACGTCCGACAAGGACATCTACTCCGCCAAGATCATCCCCTCCCGGGGTGCCTGGCTGGAGATGGAGATCGACAAGCGCGACATGGTCGGTGTCCGCATCGACCGCAAGCGCAAGCAGTCGGTCACCGTCCTCCTGAAGGCGCTCGGCTGGACCACCGAGCAGATCCTCGAGGAGTTCGGCGAGTACGAGTCGATGCGCGCCACCCTGGAGAAGGACCACACCCAGGGCCAGGACGACGCGCTGCTCGACATCTACCGCAAGCTGCGCCCGGGCGAGCCGCCGACCCGCGAGGCCGCTCAGACGCTGCTCGAGAACCTCTACTTCAACCCGAAACGCTACGACCTCGCGAAGGTCGGCCGCTACAAGGTGAACAAGAAGCTCGGCGCGGACGAGCCGCTCGACGCCGGTGTCCTCACCAGCGACGACATCATCGCCACCATCAAGTACCTGGTGAAGCTGCACGCCGGTGAGCTCGAGACGGTCGGTGAGTCCGGACGTTCGATCGTCGTCGAGACCGACGACATCGACCACTTCGGCAACCGCCGCCTGCGCAACGTCGGCGAGCTCATCCAGAACCAGGTCCGTACGGGTCTCGCCCGTATGGAGCGCGTCGTGCGTGAGCGCATGACGACCCAGGACGTCGAGGCGATCACGCCGCAGACCCTGATCAACATCCGGCCGGTCGTCGCCTCCATCAAGGAGTTCTTCGGCACCAGCCAGCTGTCGCAGTTCATGGACCAGAACAACCCGCTGTCGGGTCTCACCCACAAGCGCCGCCTGTCGGCGCTCGGCCCGGGTGGTCTCTCCCGTGAGCGGGCCGGCTTCGAGGTCCGAGACGTGCACCCGTCCCACTACGGACGCATGTGCCCGATCGAGACCCCTGAAGGCCCGAACATCGGTCTGATCGGTTCGCTCGCCTCGTACGGCCGCGTCAACGCGTTCGGCTTCATCGAGACGCCGTACCGCAAGGTCACCGACGGCCAGGTCACCGACGAGGTCGACTACATCACGGCCGACGAGGAGGACCGCTTCGTCATCGCCCAGGCGAACGCGACCCTCTCCGACGAGCTGCGCTTCACCGAGGCCCGCGTCCTGGTCCGCCGCCGCGGCGGTGAGGTCGACTACGTGCCGCCGGCCGAGGTCGACTACATGGACGTCTCGCCGCGCCAGATGGTGTCCGTCGCCACCGCGATGATCCCGTTCCTGGAGCACGACGACGCCAACCGTGCCCTCATGGGCGCGAACATGATGCGTCAGGCCGTCCCGCTCATCAAGAGCGAGGCGCCGCTCGTCGGCACCGGCATGGAGTACCGCTGCGCCACCGACGCCGGTGACGTGCTGAAGGCCGAGAAGGACGGTGTGGTCCAGGAGGTCTCCGCGGACTACATCACCGTCACGAACGACGACGGCACGTACACCACGTACCGCATCGCCAAGTTCATGCGCTCCAACCAGGGCACCTCGGTCAACCAGAAGGTCGTCGTGTCCGAGGGGGACCGGGTCGTCGCCGACCAGGTGCTCGCCGACGGACCGGCCACCGAGAACGGTGAGATGGCCCTGGGCAAGAACCTGCTCGTGGCGTTCATGCCGTGGGAGGGCCACAACTACGAGGACGCGATCATCCTGTCGCAGCGCCTCGTGCAGGACGACGTCCTCTCCTCGATCCACATCGAGGAGCACGAGGTCGACGCCCGTGACACCAAGCTCGGCCCGGAGGAGATCACCCGGGACATCCCGAACGTCTCCGAAGAGGTCCTCGCCGACCTCGACGAGCGCGGCATCATCCGTATCGGTGCCGAGGTCGTCGCCGGCGACATCCTCGTCGGCAAGGTCACGCCCAAGGGCGAGACCGAGCTGACCCCCGAGGAGCGCCTGCTCCGCGCGATCTTCGGTGAGAAGGCGCGCGAAGTGCGCGACACCTCGCTGAAGGTGCCGCACGGTGAGATCGGCAAGGTCATCGGCGTCCGCGTCTTCGACCGCGAAGAGGGCGACGAGCTGCCGCCGGGCGTGAACCAGCTGGTCCGCGTCTACGTCGCGCAGAAGCGCAAGATCACCGACGGTGACAAGCTCGCCGGCCGTCACGGCAACAAGGGCGTCATCTCGAAGATCCTGCCGATCGAGGACATGCCGTTCCTGGAGGACGGCACCCCGGTCGACATCATCCTCAACCCGCTGGGTGTCCCGTCCCGAATGAACCCGGGACAGGTCCTGGAGATCCACCTCGGCTGGCTCGCCAGCCGCGGCTGGGACGTCTCCGGCCTCGCCGACGACTGGGCCCAGCGGCTCCAGGCCATCGGTGCGGACCAGGTCGCCCCCGGCACCAACGTCGCCACGCCCGTCTTCGACGGTGCGCGCGAGGACGAGATCTCCGGCCTGTTCAACGCCACGATCCCGAACCGCGACGGCGACCGCCTGGTGCAGCCCACCGGAAAGGCCAACCTGTTCGACGGCCGCTCCGGCGAGCCGTTCCCGGAGCCGGTCTCGGTCGGCTACATGTACATCCTCAAGCTGCACCACCTGGTCGACGACAAGCTCCACGCTCGTTCGACCGGCCCGTACTCCATGATCACCCAGCAGCCGCTCGGTGGTAAGGCTCAGTTCGGTGGTCAGCGCTTCGGTGAGATGGAGGTGTGGGCGCTGGAGGCTTATGGCGCCGCGTACGCACTCCAGGAGCTGCTGACGATCAAGTCCGATGACGTGACCGGCCGCGTGAAGGTCTACGAGGCCATCGTCAAGGGCGAGAACATCCCCGAGCCGGGCATCCCCGAGTCCTTCAAGGTGCTCATCAAGGAAATGCAGTCGCTCTGCCTCAACGTGGAGGTGCTGTCCTCGGACGGCATGTCCATCGAGATGCGCGACACGGACGAGGACGTCTTCCGCGCGGCGGAGGAACTCGGTATCGACCTGTCCCGGCGCGAGCCGAGCAGCGTCGAAGAGGTCTGA
- the rplJ gene encoding 50S ribosomal protein L10 has protein sequence MARPDKAAAVAELAEQFRSSNAAVLTEYRGLTVAQLKQLRRSLGENAQYAVVKNTLTKIAANEAGIDTLDDLFAGPTAVAFVTGDPVESAKGLRDFAKDNPNLIIKGGVLDGKALSADEFKKLADLESREVLLAKLAGAMKGKQSQTAALFQALPSKFIRTAEALRAKKEEQGGAGTPAPAEAAE, from the coding sequence ATGGCAAGGCCCGACAAGGCTGCCGCGGTAGCCGAGCTCGCGGAGCAGTTCCGCAGCTCGAACGCCGCCGTGCTGACCGAGTACCGGGGTCTCACCGTGGCCCAGCTCAAGCAGCTGCGCCGTTCGCTCGGTGAGAACGCCCAGTACGCCGTGGTGAAGAACACGCTGACCAAGATCGCGGCCAACGAGGCCGGGATCGACACGCTGGACGACCTGTTCGCAGGTCCGACGGCGGTTGCCTTCGTCACCGGTGACCCGGTGGAGTCGGCGAAGGGTCTTCGTGACTTCGCCAAGGACAACCCCAACCTCATCATCAAGGGCGGTGTCCTTGACGGTAAGGCGCTGTCCGCCGATGAGTTCAAGAAGCTCGCGGACCTCGAGTCCCGCGAGGTTCTGCTCGCCAAGCTGGCAGGTGCCATGAAGGGCAAGCAGTCGCAGACTGCCGCACTCTTCCAGGCGCTCCCCTCGAAGTTCATCCGCACCGCGGAAGCGCTTCGTGCCAAGAAGGAAGAGCAGGGCGGTGCCGGTACGCCGGCGCCCGCCGAGGCTGCCGAGTAA
- the rpsL gene encoding 30S ribosomal protein S12: MPTIQQLVRKGRQDKVEKNKTPALEGSPQRRGVCTRVFTTTPKKPNSALRKVARVRLTSGIEVTAYIPGEGHNLQEHSIVLVRGGRVKDLPGVRYKIIRGSLDTQGVKNRKQARSRYGAKKEK, encoded by the coding sequence GTGCCTACGATCCAGCAGCTGGTCCGGAAGGGCCGGCAGGACAAGGTCGAGAAGAACAAGACGCCCGCGCTCGAGGGCTCGCCCCAGCGCCGCGGCGTCTGCACGCGTGTCTTCACGACCACCCCGAAGAAGCCGAACTCGGCGCTCCGTAAGGTCGCGCGTGTGCGTCTGACCTCCGGCATCGAGGTCACGGCCTACATTCCGGGCGAGGGACACAACCTGCAGGAGCACTCGATCGTGCTCGTGCGTGGTGGCCGTGTGAAGGACCTGCCGGGTGTTCGCTACAAGATCATCCGCGGCTCCCTTGACACCCAGGGTGTCAAGAACCGCAAGCAGGCCCGCAGCCGCTACGGCGCCAAGAAGGAGAAGTAA